From one Leptospira stimsonii genomic stretch:
- a CDS encoding 1-acyl-sn-glycerol-3-phosphate acyltransferase gives MAEKESSVGKWQKEFFENIHLFKRSGMTEEEAKKILQKFLYLSSVTPMPPVMDVFKEPNLLETVGVYTSPEQRSREFMMEFLSPIMKQFTVEGVDNLKLVQPLLGKYPITLISNHLSHLDAPAIFHQLYNCSPEGKAIAEQLVFIAGRLAYEPDFTRLGLYMFGTLLVCSKRDMADNPSLSDVMTKINMRAFRHSQKLQSDGKIVAIFPEGTRSRDGRLMPFVETVYHYVANKVIIPISLEKTDKILPTTSLLFNQVNGKLVIGKPVLVGELSRKHMETFPKDVEQLQFPEHGDKKQFLIDNLALLVGSNLNKHQHGTYRNLYKGDVSGKNILIKIPKEPEEKIVVIGASSMSIAVATLLANKDVLVYLYHPDQAYTEQCNTERRELKYYPLYKLPPNLIFTSDPEVLKTATLFIQGTNPWELINVYPEIQPFLNKNKAPFFNVIKGFTSTGLILDEVQTAFGLEDDRLGVIAGACYPDQIMERKISGFEIAASNASLIPRVQKLFTTGYIFPRPAKIPTDIKGVQLGGALKTIYALAMGIVEGYFTQTLGGNVDNSLFHLSNRFFSEMTEIGTKMGGQPETFQGLSGLTDFMLSCFGTDAKDRKTGYDIAYGSPSERMSNGFYGLKVMPNLMKITPETPVLAAAYEIVINKKNMSEIIEMLEGRLARV, from the coding sequence ATGGCTGAGAAAGAATCCAGCGTTGGGAAATGGCAGAAAGAATTTTTCGAAAACATTCACTTGTTCAAACGTTCCGGAATGACGGAAGAAGAAGCCAAGAAGATTCTCCAGAAGTTTTTATACTTATCCTCGGTAACTCCCATGCCTCCGGTAATGGACGTATTCAAAGAACCGAATCTTCTCGAAACGGTCGGAGTTTATACTTCTCCGGAACAGAGATCCCGAGAATTCATGATGGAGTTTCTTTCTCCGATCATGAAACAATTTACCGTGGAAGGTGTGGACAATCTCAAGTTGGTCCAACCTCTTCTCGGAAAATATCCGATCACTCTGATCTCGAATCACCTCTCGCACTTAGACGCTCCCGCCATCTTTCATCAGCTCTATAACTGTTCCCCGGAAGGAAAAGCGATCGCGGAACAATTGGTTTTTATCGCGGGAAGACTCGCGTATGAACCTGACTTCACACGTCTCGGGCTTTATATGTTCGGGACTCTTTTAGTTTGTTCGAAAAGAGACATGGCGGACAATCCGAGTCTTTCGGACGTGATGACAAAGATCAACATGAGAGCGTTTCGACATTCTCAAAAACTTCAGTCCGATGGAAAGATCGTAGCCATCTTTCCGGAAGGAACCCGTTCCAGAGACGGAAGACTGATGCCGTTTGTGGAAACCGTCTATCACTACGTCGCAAACAAGGTCATCATTCCGATCTCCCTGGAAAAGACGGACAAGATTCTTCCCACCACGAGTTTATTGTTCAATCAGGTAAACGGAAAACTCGTCATCGGTAAACCGGTGTTAGTCGGAGAACTTTCCAGAAAACACATGGAAACGTTTCCGAAAGATGTGGAACAACTTCAGTTCCCGGAACACGGAGACAAAAAACAATTCCTCATCGACAATCTCGCTCTTCTCGTAGGTTCGAACTTAAATAAACACCAACACGGGACTTATAGAAACCTTTACAAAGGGGACGTTTCGGGTAAAAATATTCTTATCAAAATTCCGAAAGAACCGGAAGAAAAAATCGTCGTCATCGGAGCGAGCAGTATGTCAATCGCAGTGGCGACCTTGCTCGCGAACAAGGACGTTCTCGTTTATCTCTATCACCCGGATCAGGCTTATACGGAACAATGCAACACGGAAAGAAGAGAATTAAAATACTATCCTCTCTACAAACTTCCACCGAATTTAATCTTCACTTCCGATCCGGAAGTTCTGAAAACCGCGACACTTTTTATTCAAGGGACCAATCCTTGGGAATTGATCAATGTCTATCCCGAGATCCAACCTTTCCTCAACAAAAACAAGGCTCCTTTTTTCAATGTGATCAAAGGATTTACGAGTACGGGTTTGATCTTGGACGAAGTCCAGACCGCTTTCGGATTAGAAGACGATCGATTGGGCGTGATCGCAGGAGCTTGTTATCCAGATCAGATCATGGAAAGAAAGATTTCGGGGTTCGAAATCGCGGCTTCGAACGCGTCTTTGATTCCAAGAGTTCAAAAACTTTTTACAACGGGTTATATCTTTCCAAGGCCTGCGAAAATTCCAACGGACATCAAAGGAGTTCAGTTAGGCGGGGCGCTGAAAACAATCTATGCGCTCGCGATGGGAATCGTAGAAGGATACTTTACGCAGACCCTCGGAGGAAACGTGGACAACTCTCTGTTTCATCTTTCCAACCGTTTCTTTTCCGAGATGACCGAAATCGGAACGAAGATGGGTGGACAACCGGAAACATTCCAAGGACTCTCCGGACTGACTGACTTTATGCTTTCTTGTTTCGGAACCGATGCTAAGGACAGAAAAACCGGATATGATATCGCATACGGATCTCCTTCGGAAAGAATGTCCAACGGTTTTTACGGACTCAAAGTAATGCCGAATCTGATGAAAATCACGCCGGAAACTCCGGTCCTCGCGGCGGCCTACGAAATCGTGATCAACAAAAAGAACATGAGCGAGATCATCGAAATGTTGGAAGGAAGGCTCGCGAGAGTTTAA
- a CDS encoding adenylosuccinate synthase: MPASLVVGTQWGDEGKAKVIDFLSKDTDIIVRYQGGANAGHTVVVHGKKYVFHLVPSGVIYDQTICVIGNGVVLDPLFFIEECDRLQKEGFPVYDKLLLSDACHLLFPYHSQIDSARETTLSQEHKIGTTKKGIGVCYADKMMRTGLRVGDLLDDSYQSRLKHLVEEKNRELDKLYGMAPVSYNEINEGLKFFLSKVKKNIINTAYYLDNELKKGKRILLEGAQGTGLDVDFGTYPYVTSSNPTTGGALIGTGISFQHLKHVIGITKAYTTRVGEGPFPTELLGEPGEALRQKGGEFGATTGRPRRCGWFDAEMLKHSVRINGITSIALTKIDILSDYDSIPVAVGYKLNGKTLDCFPSQCLEKVEVVYEEFPGWKTDISGISEFQKLPEKCKDYISTLEKLIGVKINLVSTGPDRKDTIHGDSF; encoded by the coding sequence ATGCCCGCATCGTTAGTAGTAGGAACCCAATGGGGTGATGAAGGAAAAGCGAAAGTGATCGACTTTCTCTCCAAGGACACGGACATCATCGTTCGTTATCAGGGCGGTGCGAACGCCGGCCATACCGTGGTCGTTCACGGGAAGAAGTATGTGTTTCATTTGGTTCCTTCCGGAGTGATCTACGACCAGACGATCTGCGTGATCGGAAACGGAGTCGTTTTGGATCCTCTTTTCTTTATCGAAGAATGTGATCGCCTTCAGAAGGAAGGTTTTCCCGTTTACGACAAACTTTTGTTAAGCGACGCCTGTCATCTTTTGTTTCCGTATCATTCTCAGATCGATTCTGCGAGAGAAACGACGCTCAGTCAGGAACACAAGATCGGGACGACAAAAAAAGGGATCGGGGTCTGTTACGCCGATAAGATGATGAGAACGGGTTTGAGAGTAGGGGATCTTTTGGACGATTCTTACCAATCGCGACTCAAACATCTCGTGGAAGAAAAAAATCGCGAGTTGGACAAACTCTACGGAATGGCTCCCGTTTCCTACAACGAAATCAACGAAGGTCTGAAATTCTTTCTTTCCAAAGTAAAGAAGAATATTATAAATACCGCATATTATCTCGACAACGAGCTCAAAAAAGGAAAAAGAATCCTTCTGGAAGGCGCACAAGGAACCGGTCTGGACGTGGATTTCGGGACGTATCCTTATGTTACGAGTTCCAATCCGACTACGGGAGGCGCTCTGATCGGAACCGGAATTTCGTTTCAACATCTCAAACACGTGATCGGAATCACAAAAGCTTATACTACGAGAGTGGGAGAAGGACCGTTCCCTACGGAGTTACTCGGAGAACCCGGAGAAGCGCTTCGTCAGAAAGGCGGAGAATTCGGCGCTACGACGGGACGTCCGAGACGTTGTGGTTGGTTTGATGCGGAGATGTTGAAACATTCCGTTCGGATCAACGGGATCACTTCGATCGCTTTGACAAAGATCGATATTCTTTCCGATTATGATTCGATTCCGGTTGCGGTCGGTTATAAACTCAACGGAAAAACTCTGGATTGTTTTCCTTCTCAGTGTTTGGAAAAAGTAGAAGTTGTCTACGAAGAGTTTCCCGGTTGGAAGACGGATATTTCCGGGATCAGCGAGTTTCAAAAACTTCCCGAAAAATGTAAGGATTATATTTCCACTTTGGAAAAACTCATCGGAGTAAAAATCAATCTCGTGTCAACGGGGCCGGATCGTAAGGACACGATTCACGGAGATTCTTTTTAG
- a CDS encoding ATP phosphoribosyltransferase regulatory subunit codes for MNQKLPEPSQKKWIPDGFHFLGPEDSKDRRILLETVSGVLKKKGYSEVFLPAFDYSSTFLQTVSAPDSSSLFRIRDLSGNEISPSIDLTVQAVKGMAGFSHQKENQNIFYVGRIFRETAKGSVSRKEVLQIGAESIGASGKENTLRILEELDEIVALLPLENELTLVLGNVNLFHSIVQEYSLTQSEIEILSALLYQKNVNEIERIFGSKKNHSTLIRLLNALVLNFSLDSLKNSFNLDSLSDNLKKSLGVVLEETSWLLKAWDSKKRKIDLCIDFSLLRDLNYYTGFVFQGYLQGSPDPVLTGGAYDHLYEMFSGVQKNASGYALVVNTLEASLKSPLSDLRS; via the coding sequence ATGAATCAAAAACTCCCAGAACCCAGCCAGAAAAAATGGATCCCGGACGGGTTTCACTTCCTTGGTCCAGAAGACAGCAAAGACAGGCGCATCTTACTCGAGACCGTTTCGGGAGTTCTGAAAAAAAAAGGTTATTCCGAAGTATTCTTACCCGCCTTTGATTACAGCTCGACCTTTCTTCAGACGGTCTCAGCTCCCGATTCTTCTTCTCTCTTTCGAATCCGAGATCTTTCCGGAAACGAAATCTCGCCGAGCATCGATTTAACGGTGCAAGCCGTAAAGGGGATGGCCGGTTTCTCGCACCAGAAAGAAAACCAGAACATCTTCTACGTGGGAAGAATTTTTAGGGAAACCGCCAAAGGGAGCGTATCGCGAAAAGAAGTTTTGCAGATCGGCGCGGAATCGATCGGCGCCTCGGGCAAAGAAAACACACTTCGGATATTGGAAGAATTGGATGAGATCGTTGCCCTTCTTCCTCTCGAGAATGAACTGACCCTCGTACTCGGAAACGTGAACCTCTTTCATTCCATCGTTCAGGAATACTCCCTTACTCAGAGCGAAATCGAAATTCTTTCCGCTTTGTTATATCAGAAAAACGTAAACGAGATCGAAAGAATTTTCGGAAGCAAGAAAAATCATTCCACTCTCATCCGTTTGTTAAACGCACTCGTTCTCAACTTCAGTCTGGATTCTTTGAAGAATTCTTTCAATCTGGATTCTCTTTCCGATAATCTTAAAAAAAGTCTCGGGGTCGTTCTGGAAGAAACCTCCTGGCTTTTAAAAGCTTGGGATTCCAAAAAGAGGAAGATCGATCTTTGTATCGACTTTTCCCTTTTAAGAGATTTGAATTATTATACAGGCTTTGTCTTTCAAGGTTATTTGCAAGGTTCTCCCGATCCGGTTCTCACAGGCGGAGCTTATGATCATCTCTACGAAATGTTTTCCGGCGTTCAGAAGAACGCAAGCGGTTACGCACTCGTGGTGAATACGTTAGAGGCATCCTTAAAATCCCCTCTTTCCGATCTTAGATCATGA